The proteins below come from a single Hyperolius riggenbachi isolate aHypRig1 chromosome 8, aHypRig1.pri, whole genome shotgun sequence genomic window:
- the LOC137528862 gene encoding uncharacterized protein gives MSNIPPALSPQQDQVAVSKQQVDGASNETTKPEVSKTSDICLKTHDGGQRLGSSMMEDRELKSPRIHFWNFIKRFHMKKNIKHFIPGHNTPSPDKRQVPNDVLLVGNDSTKNERKFEKLARSPNRTVDEEKRSVPFLHEPCPPELMRSKEGNTEKTLNTLHSLDTYFSQLSSKTQDGTSVEPKEGSIHLKTLPQKTLNIPTAGGDNTNKNEDGETIIAIKQPAVVVENAKAKTNLVPFKRASGIQNIKLNKKLKEGLSCSSLPLYAIQSINLASEHDEAISSNTHVLKQSISEDHSNIQPLTVQWSQSKQECVPLRPVLSSNQEIANVQNNMMKTTNLLLPGWAEEIFIESSGTKVKERAIKTSPQKQNIKSTNNDNNRLSTNLTFKMRKLTFVWPSPEKSPNNQFQFNRAGKEDESNEDFTPKSACDLQIVPKESFKSSSLSEGQNLSTGKPQDQARSPGNTNLKVNSWAISAPNQVNPLQTRSVTMLSSLRDPEEVVDTSEVFLPKESHTECELPEENLSESNLLDQEQVTTNTIDSGNSKIQEMQPEPLKDFQPAQIEDLDIPQHGVAEEKMSSHPHSSSQTQLKITQTLDPTNLELPGSMGGNGLPDVQVSSSVIQDGNFKQEKDEDGLVEEQPSRRWEDFVVDRACTRKCRCKHLQRNLPPNVTSWLSVSENKLCEPVWITTLMLASSIVAASKLVLDSCSQWDSTDRPDGGPKDNDAQD, from the coding sequence ATGAGTAATATTCCACCAGCGCTGTCTCCACAGCAGGATCAAGTTGCAGTATCAAAGCAACAGGTAGATGGCGCAAGCAATGAGACAACCAAGCCAGAAGTGTCCAAAACATCTGACATATGTTTGAAAACTCATGATGGAGGTCAAAGACTGGGCAGTTCAATGATGGAAGACCGAGAACTGAAATCACCAAggattcacttttggaatttcattAAAAGGTTTCatatgaaaaaaaacataaaacatttcATACCAGGGCACAACACTCCATCTCCCGATAAGAGGCAGGTACCCAACGATGTATTACTAGTTGGAAATGACAGtacaaaaaatgaaagaaaatttGAAAAATTAGCACGGTCTCCAAACAGAACTGTGGATGAAGAAAAGAGGTCCGTCCCATTTTTGCATGAACCTTGTCCACCTGAGCTTATGAGAAGCAAAGAAGGGAATACTGAAAAAACACTTAATACTTTGCATTCATTGGATACATATTTTTCACAGCTATCAAGCAAGACTCAAGATGGAACAAGTGTAGAACCTAAAGAGggtagtatacatttaaaaaccctacCGCAGAAGACTTTAAATATCCCCACAGCGGGtggagacaataccaacaagaatGAAGATGGTGAAACAATTATTGCCATAAAACAACCAGCAGTAGTGGTGGAAAATGCTAAAGCCAAAACTAACCTAGTTCCCTTTAAGAGAGCTTCTGGCATTCAgaatataaaattaaataaaaagctAAAGGAAGGCCTGTCCTGCAGTTCTCTGCCATTGTATGCAATCCAAAGCATTAATTTAGCATCAGAACATGACGAAGCCATTTCCTCTAACACACATGTCCTCAAGCAAAGCATCTCAGAAGATCATTCAAACATTCAGCCTTTGACTGTTCAGTGGTCTCAAAGTAAACAGGAATGTGTTCCATTAAGACCAGTGTTATCCAGCAACCAAGAGATAGCCAATGttcaaaataacatgatgaagaCTACAAATCTTCTACTGCCCGGATGGGCCGAAGAAATTTTCATTGAAAGCTCTGGAACTAAGGTAAAGGAAAGGGCCATAAAAACATCCCCTCAAAAACAGAACATTAAAAGCACTAACAATGATAATAATAGGCTTTCAACCAATTTGACCTTTAAAATGAGAAAGCTCACCTTTGTCTGGCCTTCACCAGAAAAATCACCAAATAACCAGTTCCAATTTAACAGGGCAGGGAAGGAAGATGAGAGCAATGAAGATTTCACACCAAAGAGTGCATGTGATTTACAGATAGTGCCCAAAGAAAGCTTCAAGTCTTCTTCACTAAGTGAAGGCCAAAATCTTTCCACTGGAAAACCACAGGATCAAGCAAGGTCCCCCGGAAATACCAACCTAAAAGTCAATTCCTGGGCTATCTCTGCTCCAAACCAAGTCAATCCCCTGCAGACGCGTTCTGTAACCATGTTATCTTCACTTAGGGATCCAGAAGAGGTGGTAGACACATCTGAAGTCTTCCTTCCAAAAGAATCTCATACGGAATGTGAGCTTCCAGAAGAGAACTTGAGTGAAAGCAATTTATTAGACCAAGAACAGGTTACGACTAATACCATCGATAGTGGAAATAGTAAAATACAGGAGATGCAGCCTGAACCACTGAAAGATTTTCAACCAGCACAGATTGAGGATTTGGACATCCCTCAACATGGTGTTGCTGAAGAAAAAATGTCAAGCCACCCTCATTCTAGCAGCCAAACACAGCTAAAGATTACCCAAACTCTGGATCCCACTAACTTGGAACTACCAGGATCTATGGGAGGGAATGGGCTCCCTGATGTGCAGGTTTCCAGTTCTGTCATTCAAGATGGCAACTTTAAACAGGAAAAAGATGAGGATGGACTAGTAGAAGAACAGCCTTCCCGAAGGTGGGAAGACTTTGTTGTGGACAGAGCTTGTACTAGAAAATGTAGGTGCAAACACCTACAAAGAAACCTTCCTCCAAATGTAACGAGCTG